The DNA region CGAAGCGCTCCCCACTTCGGGCGTATAGGCAAAAATGGCGTTCTTGCCCACAGTGTCGCCATACATATAGTCGTCCGAGCTGCCATTGGTGGCATAAATAGTGGTATTGGCTGGTCCCATGGTATAGTTGTTGTCGCGGGTCATGAGGGCAGCAAATGCCGCAAAAGTGTTTTGATCGGGTGTGAGATCGGAAGTATAACCCCAGGGCCAAAGCAGTAAGTTACTGTAGGAGTGATAGTTGAGTGCAATTTTGAAATCGTGGGTCTCGCAAAAGATTTTAAGGTTAGTGGTTTCAGGCTCGCTGAAAGGGCCGGTGCCCCGATAGGTCTCACTGCTTGGTGTGGGCGAGGATCCGGAATTGTCCAGACCCCATTTGTATCCAAAATTACGGTTGATATCCACTCCGAACGAGCCTCCGTTGTTGCGACGGTTTTTGCGCCACATGCCGCCTCCCTGTGGCGAATTGGCCTCGTTGAAAAGGTAACCGTCGGGGTTGACAACAGGTACAAAGTAGAGTTGAAAATTATCTACTATAAGCGTGGCCATGGGGTTGGTCTGGTAGTTTTCGAGCAGCCAGAGCATAAAGTAAATCATTTGCTGCACGCCTATGCCTTCGCGGGCATGAATGAGGGAGGTGTAAAGCACCTTGGGTTTGTCTTCGTTTACATTGGGGTTGTTGCTGATCTTGACCCACCAGATCGGGTTGCCTTCGATGGAGGGCTGGAACGGGCTGATGGCTTGTCGTGCCGTGATGAGGTTGGGCCAGGTGGCAGCCATGAAGTCGAGCTTTTCGAGCACCTGCTGATAGGTGTAGAAACCTCCCATGCTGCCGTATCCCCAGTTTTGAGGCACCGGAAATTCATCGCCGGGATTGCGCAGAATGGGTATATCTGCCTCGGCCTGAGCGCGTTGTGCATAAAAAGCCGACACATCGGCAATAAGCGTCTGCACATCGAAACCTGCTGCTTCCACAGCCTGTATTTCACTGCTGCTCAGGTCAGTTTCCAGATAAGCTCCCTTTCTGAGGTATCCCTCGGTTACGTCTATTCCTGTTTGGGCAAGCGTTTCGATTGATTTTCCGGCAAGGTCGATGCGCACCCGCGACCAGGTTTCACCGGACTGTTGCCCAATGGTAATGACAGGCAACAGAAAAAATAAAATACGTAGAAGGTATTTCATGATAAATGAGGTAATTGTATCCGAAGGCGTAAAGGTATATATTGCCGCACAATGATGGGTGAAGCAAAAATGAGAAAAACTGCGAAGGAAAGCTATTTATCTGATATACAACTTTTTGTTGTTCTGTGAAGATTCACCTATTTTCTTTCCAACCGAAAGTTTCGATCATATGGATCACATCTGAGCGCAGAAACCTGATAACAGGTTCGATGGAGTCGTTGTTTGGCCGGAAATTGAAATAGAGCGAAGCCCGGACAAAATGCCTGGTGGAGTCGGTGAGGTAAAACTGAAGCGGCGAAGCCACACCCCTGCCTCCAATCTCGTAAACAAGGCCGTAAACCTTTGCTTCCGGCCTGATAATCAGACTGTCGCGAATCATGCTGGCCTTTGGCAGATGCTTCATGGCCATGGTGTGGGCGTCGTCGATGTAGTCTTTGAGGTTGCCCTTCACCTGCTTGTAGCTCACATGGAGGGTCGCATTCATGGCCGGAAACTCCATATTGAACCAGTCTGTCTGGTCGGGCCGGTCAAGGTCGGGGACAATGCGGGCATAGGCAGGTTTGGCAAAGCTGAAGTTGCGCAGCGAATCATAATTATCACAAGCCTTCTGAGGCAACTCCAGGCGCATCCATCCTCTGGGTTTGGGGCTTTGATAGGGCTGCTGGCAAGCAAAAGCACTCAACAAAAATAAGTAAGTCCAGAACCACTTACTGTTTAGCATCGGGGACAATGATTTTGATTTGTTTGATGCGCCTGTTGTCGGCTTCGGCCACTTCGAAGACAAAATCCTTGCACTTAATCTGCGTTCCAACCGGCGGGATCTGGCCCTGCAATTCGAGGATCAGTCCGGCAAGCGTATCCGAATCGCCCTGTACGTCTTCAAAATAATGGCTGTCGATTTCCATCAGCTTGCAAAAATCAAGCAAACTCACCTTGCCGTCGAAGAGCCACGTAGAGGGGTCAAGCTTGCGGTAGTGGCTGCTTTCGGTGTCTTTGTCGAATTCGTCGGATATGTCACCAACAATTTCTTCGATGATGTCCTCCAGGGTAAGCAATCCGGCCGTACCTCCGTATTCGTCCACCACAATGGCCATATGGATCTTCTTCTCGCGAAACTCCTGCAACAGGTCGTTGATGCGTTTGTTTTCGGGCACAAAAAAGGCTGGCCTGATGAGTTGCTGCCAGGTAAAATGCTGTTCGCCAAGGTGTGGCAGAAGATCCTTGATATACAGGATACCAAGCACCTGATCGAGGCTTTCTTCGTACACTGGTATGCGCGAATATCCGCTTTTCAGGATCAGGCTGATCAGCTCGTCGGATGGCGTATTCACCTCAACGGCAGTGATGTCCATCCGGGATTTCATGATGCTGCGGGCATCCTTTTCGCCAAAGGTGGCAATGCCTTTGAGCATTTTGCGCTCCTCCGGTGGGGTACTTTCGTCGGTAGTGATATCAATGGCTGCCGACAATTCGCTCATATCGAGCTGGTTATGCCTTTGGGCAAGGCGTTTATCGATGATGCCAGTGGTATGTACAAGCAGGCCCGAAAGTGGTTTGAGCAGGTTGACCGCTGCCGATAGCGGACGTGCCACAAAATTGGCAACGGCCAGAGGACGCAGGTTTGCGTAAATTTTTGGCACGATCTCGCCAAAAATGAGGATGATGGAGGTGGTGATCACTACCTGAAAGAGGAATTCCAACACGGGATTTTGTCCGAAGCTGAAAAGTGCTGTCATAAAATAGGTGCTCACAATCACTATGGCCACATTAATCATGTTGTTGAGTATGAGAATGGTGGCCAGCAAATGTTTGTGCTTTTCACGCAAGCTGAGGATAAGCTTCGACAGAATGGTTTCGCGGCTCTCGAGCTGGTTGAGGTCGGCCGGCTTAAGTGAAAAAAATGATGTTTCGCTGGCCGAAACCAGGCCTGAAAGCAAAATCAGCAAAGTGAGCACAATAAGGGTGCTGAGGGCTTGCAGGTCGAATCCGTGAAAATTGAAGGAGAGCAGCGAGAAGAATGATAATATCCCCGCAGAAGGGTCAGGATCAGGAGTTTCCAAAACTCAATAGTTTAGAATTTCGGCACAAAAATAGCATAAAAACACTTATATCAGCCAACTCAATGCTTTATCAGTTGTCAGAAAGGCAGGTCGTCCGGGCTGTCGTGGGGAGGAATGGCTGAAAAATCCTCATGTTCTGATGCTGGCATGCTGCCTGCAGGTGGCTGTACCGGAGGGGCCTGCCGTGCCGATGGGTCGGCCATGTATTGGGTGGGGCCGCCACTTTTTGAGATCAGGTTCATCTTTTCGGCCACCACCTCGGTGATGGTCCGGTTGACGCCCTGTCCGTCGGTATATTGTCTGGTTTTGATGCGCCCTTCCACATAGAGCAGGTCACCCTTGACATAGTTTCTGCGCTTTTCGGCAATATCCATTGCCAGGTTGCCCCAGGCAACCACATTATGCCATTCGGTTTGGTCCTGCCAGTTGCCATCGCGGTCGCGATAGCGTTCGCTGGTGGCCAGGGTCACAGTCATCTTTTTTCCACCGTTCTCGAAATGAATCACTTCCGGGTCGCGCCCCAGGCGTCCAATGAGCATTACTTTGTTCAATCCGGCCATAGTTTCAAGCTTTTAAATTGTTTTTCAAGCGTTTAGAATTTCAGACTCCTTCAAATACCCCTCAATCAACCTTGGCAAAGGCAAACGACTAAGGGTTTGAAGGTCAGCCAAAGATAAGCCATTTGGCAGGTTGATGTCAACATGGGTGTGCAATTCGAACTCAAAAAAGGCTGGCATGATGCGTTGGTGCGTAAGTTGATGTGGCCTGGTGCGCAGGCAACGCAGGTAGTGCCACCGTCCGGGCAGGTCGAGCTGGGTTTCGACAAGCTGATGAAGTTCTGCTTCGTCAATTTCGTGTTCGCTCTCAATCAGCGGAAACTCATACAGTCCTTTCCAGATGTCGTCGGCAGTGCGCTTTTGCATCAGCAGGCCTGCGCTGCCCCGAGCCGTTTGGACGCGCACTACCAGATAGTTGAACCATCGGGTGCGCACTGGTTTGCGGGGCAATTTTACCGGAAGGTTTGCCTGAATGTTTTTTTGACGAGCCAGGCAGTGGTGGTTAAGCACGCATTCGTTGCACGAAGGGTTGCGCGGAGTGCACACGAGTGCGCCAAGTTCCATCATGGCCTGATTGTGCCTTCCGGGATTGGAGGTATCAAGCAGTTCTGCAGCCGCTTCGCGGAGCAGGCGCTCGCCCGAAGAGGTGTTTACTGCCTGATCTATGGCAAAAAGTCGCGAGATCACCCTGGCAACATTTCCATCCACCACAGCCACCGGACGATCAAATGCAATGGAAGCAATTGCAGCAGCAGTGTAAGGCCCTATGCCTTTGATTTTTATCAGTTTATCGTATTCCGAAGGCACCACCCCCCCGTACTCACTAACTACCTGACGGGCACCGGCCAGCAGGTTTCGGGCACGGGAGTAATACCCAAGCCCCTGCCACATACGGAGCACTTCGTCCTCGTTGGCCGAAGCCAGCGATTGCAGGTCGGGCCATTTTTCCACAAAGCGTAAAAAGTATTCAAGCCCTTGATCCACACGAGTTTGCTGCAGAATTACCTCCGAAACCCAGATGATGTATGGATCAGTGCTTTGCCGCCATGGAAGAGGTCGGTGATGTTCGAGGTACCACTGGGCCAGAAGCGACGAAATCGGGTTCATCAGATTTGAAAACGTTAAATTAGAGGAGTTTAGGTTAAAAAAAGTTTTGCGGGAAGATTTGATATTGAAAATGTTGTTACTTTTGCAAGCTCATAAAATACCACAGTATTAACCATTTAAAGAATAAAGGTATGACGAAAGCTGAAATTGTAGCAGAAGTTGCTAACAAAACAGGAGTAGAAAAAGTTGCCGTACAGGCCGTGGTCGAATCCTTCATGGAAGTTGTAAAGTCGTCGCTCGTTAATGGCGAGAACGTTTACCTCAGGGGTTTTGGCAGCTTCACCATCAAACGCAGGGCAGAAAAAACCGGAAGGAACATCTCCAAGAACACCACCATCATCATCCCCGCGCACAACATTCCTGCTTTCAAACCCGCCAAATCGTTTGTAAATCAGGTTAAAAGCGGAAAATAATTTTATCAACGCCTAAAAATAGAAGCCATGCCCAGCGGAAAGAAGAGAAAGAGACATAAAATGGCAACCCACAAGCGCAAAAAACGCTTGAGAAAGAACAGGCATAAGAAGAAATAAAATCTATTGCATGTTGGCACGGATAACACAATGCCACCAAAAGGCATTGTGTTATTCCGTTTAATAAGACGGGTAAACCTCCAACCCCGAAACTTATCTTCTACAAATCCTAAAAATCAATGTCAGAAAACATCAACAGAGAACTCATCATCGATTCTCGTGCTTCGGAGGTTGACATTGCGCTGCTGGAAGACAAACTTCTGGTCGAATTACACAAGGAAAAGACCAACAATAACTTTGCTGTTGGCGACATTCACCTGGGCAAGGTCAAAAAGATCATGCCCGGCCTCAATGCTGCCTTTGTGGATGTAGGCTACGAAAAAGATGCTTTTCTGCATTACCTCGATCTCGGGCCACAAATTCGGTCGCTCAACAAATACGTGAAGCTGGCCCTGAACGGCAAGCCGGAAAATATTACGATGGAGAACTTCCGCAACGAGCCGGACATCGAGAAGACGGGAAAGATCAATCAGGTTTTGGCCTCGGGTGCCCAGATCATGGTACAGATTGCCAAAGAACCCATCTCTACCAAAGGTCCGCGCATTTCGTCCGAAATTTCTCTGGCAGGGCGCTATCTGGTGCTGGTGCCCTTTTCGAACCGCATTTCGGTATCGCAAAAAATCAGATCGAACGAAGAGCGCAACAGGCTCAAACGCCTGATCCAGAGCATCAAACCCAACAATTTCGGAGTCATTATCCGCACCGTGGCCGAAAACAAAAAGGTGGCCGAGCTTGATGCCGATCTGCGCCAGCTTGTGGAGAAATGGGACAAGGTAACCGCCAAGCTCAACGGAGCCAAAGCACCCATGAAACTGCTCAGCGAGCTCGACCGCACTTCGGCCATCCTGCGCGACCTGCTCAACGAGTCGTTCAACAGCGTGCACGTAAACGACCCCAACCTTTATGAAGAGGTGCGCAGTTTCATCCAGACCATTACCCCGCAAAAGGTCGATATCGTCAAACTCTACAAAGGCAAAGCCCCCATCTTCGAACATTTCGGGGTGGACAAGCAAATCAAAGGTCTTTTTGGTCGAACAGTGACCATCCGCAGCGGTGTTTATCTCATCATCGAACACACCGAAGCCATGCACGTGATTGACGTCAACAGCGGTCATCGCGTGAACAAAGAAAACAGCCAGGAAGAAAACGCGCTGGAAGTCAATCTGGAAGCCGCAACAGAAATCGCCCGCCAGCTCAGGCTGCGCGACATGGGCGGCATCATTGTGGTCGATTTTATCGACATGCACGACAGCAAGCACAAACGCGAACTCTATCAGCGGCTGAAAGCCGAAATGAGTAAAGACCACGCCAAACACACCATCCTGCCACCCAGTAAATTTGGATTGGTGCAGATCACCCGCCAGCGCGTGCGTCCGCAAATGAGTGTCGAAATCCTGGAAAAATGCCCGGCCTGCGAAGGCACAGGAAAAATTAAACCCAGCATCCTGTTTACCGACGAAATAGAAAGCAACCTGAAGTACCTGCTCCTGGAGCAGAACGAGAAAAACATTACCCTGGTCGTTCATCCCTATCTGCATGCCTACCTCACCAAAGGATGGTGGCCCATCTGGTGGAAATGGATGCTCAAATACAAACGATTGTTCAAAATCAGAGCAAACAAAAGCTTTCATGTGCTGGAATATAAGTTCCTGAATCAAAGCAACATAGAGCTGAGCATCTCATAAAACTTATGCCAAAGCCTCCAAACCGGGGGCTTTGGTGCTTTTAACAGCAAATACCTAATTTTGCAACATGGAAATTGTACTTAGCGGAATACGCCCCACCGGCAACCTCCACCTTGGAAACTACTTTGGCGCTGTGCGCAACTTTGTGCGCATGCAGGAGCAAAACAAATGCTTCTTTTTCATAGCCGATTATCATTCGCTCACCACCCACCCCAAGCCGACCGACCTGCACGGCAATGTGAAACAAGTGCTGGCCGAATACCTTGCCGCCGGTCTCGACCCCGAAAAGTCGACCCTGTATGTGCAAAGCGACCTCCCGGAAGTGGCCGAGCTCTACCTCATCCTGAACATGAATGCCTATGTGGGCGAACTCGAACGGGTGACCACCTTCAAGGAAAAAGTGCGCAAACAACCCGATAATGTGAATGCCGGATT from Bacteroidota bacterium includes:
- a CDS encoding immune inhibitor A, with the translated sequence MKYLLRILFFLLPVITIGQQSGETWSRVRIDLAGKSIETLAQTGIDVTEGYLRKGAYLETDLSSSEIQAVEAAGFDVQTLIADVSAFYAQRAQAEADIPILRNPGDEFPVPQNWGYGSMGGFYTYQQVLEKLDFMAATWPNLITARQAISPFQPSIEGNPIWWVKISNNPNVNEDKPKVLYTSLIHAREGIGVQQMIYFMLWLLENYQTNPMATLIVDNFQLYFVPVVNPDGYLFNEANSPQGGGMWRKNRRNNGGSFGVDINRNFGYKWGLDNSGSSPTPSSETYRGTGPFSEPETTNLKIFCETHDFKIALNYHSYSNLLLWPWGYTSDLTPDQNTFAAFAALMTRDNNYTMGPANTTIYATNGSSDDYMYGDTVGKNAIFAYTPEVGSASDGFWPAISRIIPLCQENMIQNVYAALLSGPYANVSDRTDAIVGTKDFYFKFDIQRLGLTNASQFTVSVQPLDGNLIQHGQPRVFNGLAHMQTITDSIAMTLAPEITSGTVFRFLLSVNNGLYTKTDTITKRYGVTSVIFSDNCSSMQNWSATGTWGLTTQSFISAPTSITDSPGGNYQGNQNTSITLSQPVSIPNTTYARLNFWARWNIEAGWDYTQVLIRPTNSFNWIPLQGKYTKPGGSNQLPGQPLYDGISDWVLEDIDLTPWAGKDVLLRFTFRSDGAVNADGFYFDDIKITVLDVETSAEAAQEPRNVRIFPNPARNTTNVVFDRPVEKQMRLELINQSGQMVRAWKVEAGTRRIELDLSALSPGIYQLLSPQGELRHRIVVE
- a CDS encoding gliding motility lipoprotein GldD produces the protein MLNSKWFWTYLFLLSAFACQQPYQSPKPRGWMRLELPQKACDNYDSLRNFSFAKPAYARIVPDLDRPDQTDWFNMEFPAMNATLHVSYKQVKGNLKDYIDDAHTMAMKHLPKASMIRDSLIIRPEAKVYGLVYEIGGRGVASPLQFYLTDSTRHFVRASLYFNFRPNNDSIEPVIRFLRSDVIHMIETFGWKENR
- the gldE gene encoding gliding motility-associated protein GldE — its product is MLILLSGLVSASETSFFSLKPADLNQLESRETILSKLILSLREKHKHLLATILILNNMINVAIVIVSTYFMTALFSFGQNPVLEFLFQVVITTSIILIFGEIVPKIYANLRPLAVANFVARPLSAAVNLLKPLSGLLVHTTGIIDKRLAQRHNQLDMSELSAAIDITTDESTPPEERKMLKGIATFGEKDARSIMKSRMDITAVEVNTPSDELISLILKSGYSRIPVYEESLDQVLGILYIKDLLPHLGEQHFTWQQLIRPAFFVPENKRINDLLQEFREKKIHMAIVVDEYGGTAGLLTLEDIIEEIVGDISDEFDKDTESSHYRKLDPSTWLFDGKVSLLDFCKLMEIDSHYFEDVQGDSDTLAGLILELQGQIPPVGTQIKCKDFVFEVAEADNRRIKQIKIIVPDAKQ
- the ssb gene encoding single-stranded DNA-binding protein; its protein translation is MAGLNKVMLIGRLGRDPEVIHFENGGKKMTVTLATSERYRDRDGNWQDQTEWHNVVAWGNLAMDIAEKRRNYVKGDLLYVEGRIKTRQYTDGQGVNRTITEVVAEKMNLISKSGGPTQYMADPSARQAPPVQPPAGSMPASEHEDFSAIPPHDSPDDLPF
- the mutY gene encoding A/G-specific adenine glycosylase yields the protein MNPISSLLAQWYLEHHRPLPWRQSTDPYIIWVSEVILQQTRVDQGLEYFLRFVEKWPDLQSLASANEDEVLRMWQGLGYYSRARNLLAGARQVVSEYGGVVPSEYDKLIKIKGIGPYTAAAIASIAFDRPVAVVDGNVARVISRLFAIDQAVNTSSGERLLREAAAELLDTSNPGRHNQAMMELGALVCTPRNPSCNECVLNHHCLARQKNIQANLPVKLPRKPVRTRWFNYLVVRVQTARGSAGLLMQKRTADDIWKGLYEFPLIESEHEIDEAELHQLVETQLDLPGRWHYLRCLRTRPHQLTHQRIMPAFFEFELHTHVDINLPNGLSLADLQTLSRLPLPRLIEGYLKESEILNA
- a CDS encoding integration host factor subunit beta, coding for MTKAEIVAEVANKTGVEKVAVQAVVESFMEVVKSSLVNGENVYLRGFGSFTIKRRAEKTGRNISKNTTIIIPAHNIPAFKPAKSFVNQVKSGK
- a CDS encoding Rne/Rng family ribonuclease, whose translation is MNRELIIDSRASEVDIALLEDKLLVELHKEKTNNNFAVGDIHLGKVKKIMPGLNAAFVDVGYEKDAFLHYLDLGPQIRSLNKYVKLALNGKPENITMENFRNEPDIEKTGKINQVLASGAQIMVQIAKEPISTKGPRISSEISLAGRYLVLVPFSNRISVSQKIRSNEERNRLKRLIQSIKPNNFGVIIRTVAENKKVAELDADLRQLVEKWDKVTAKLNGAKAPMKLLSELDRTSAILRDLLNESFNSVHVNDPNLYEEVRSFIQTITPQKVDIVKLYKGKAPIFEHFGVDKQIKGLFGRTVTIRSGVYLIIEHTEAMHVIDVNSGHRVNKENSQEENALEVNLEAATEIARQLRLRDMGGIIVVDFIDMHDSKHKRELYQRLKAEMSKDHAKHTILPPSKFGLVQITRQRVRPQMSVEILEKCPACEGTGKIKPSILFTDEIESNLKYLLLEQNEKNITLVVHPYLHAYLTKGWWPIWWKWMLKYKRLFKIRANKSFHVLEYKFLNQSNIELSIS